The Geobacillus genomosp. 3 genome segment TTCGTTCTTCTTGTCTGAATGATTCCCGACGAAAATCATGACCGCCATAGCGCATGCATACATAAGGCCTAGCAGCCATCCGATTCCTTGCGTACTCAGCGAGGTCGCCTCTGACAACCCTTTCGAAATGGTCGGCAAAAACATATTAATGCCATAATACCCTGTCATCCAGCAAAAATAGGCAGCAGATAAAATTAACACATCACGGTCTTTTAACGCCTGCGCGAACGTGTAGTGCTTGACTTTTTGTTTTTCGCGATTCTCTTTAGCGATCACATCAAGGAGCCATTGTTTCTCATCCTGGTTTAACCATTTGACATCTTCAATCTTGTCATCAAGGTAGAAATAAGCGATAATACCTAAAATGATAGCCGGGATCGCTTCCAAAATAAACAGCCATTGCCATCCAGCCAGATCGAACCATTCAATCCCTAATAAAAACGTCCCAATCGGAGCCCCTAACGCATTGGCACCTGGGATTGCCAACATAAATGCCGCAATGGCTTTGGCATGGTGCTTCGTTTGGTAAAAGCCGCTCAGGTAATGCACCATACATGGATAAAAACTCGCTTCCGCAACTCCTAATAGAAAACGGGCAATATAAAATTGCGTAGGAGTGTGCACAAAAGCCATTAACACCGAAACTAATCCCCACGTCACCATAATCCTGCTGATCCATTTCCGCGCGCCCACTTTTGACATGATCGCGCTTCCCGGCACTTCTAACAGGAAATAACCGAGGAAGAAAATCCCTGCCCCCAATCCAAACACGGCATCAGAAAAACCTAAGTCTTCGTTCATTTGCAGCGCAGCAAGCCCGATATTGACTCGATCCAGGATCGCAATGACAAAACATATGAATAAAAACGGAATTAATCGCAACGTCACTTTTTTCGTTGTCGAACGTTCTAACGCTAGATAGTCCACAGTCGTTCCTCCTCCGGTTTTTTGACATACCCTACAGTTGAATAAATCTCCTAAGGAAGGACAAAGAATAATGGATGATGAAACCATTCCAAGACGGCAACAGTTGCCTATGCACACTTTGCACTCTTTTAACAGCGCGCTGCATGCGATTGGATCAAGGACGTTCGGTTTGTATAAAATAAGCCATCGAAACCCTTTACATCAAACGCTTTCAAAAAACTCGATTGATTGGGCTAGCGAAAATAAGAAGGATACTCGCTTCTAGCTTTTGGGCGGCCAGCCGGGCGCCAACCCGGCCAGCGATCATTAATCCATATGCGAACCGCCGTTAATGTCAATTTCTTCGCCTGTAATATAGGATGCTTCTTCCGATGCTAAAAATGCAATGGCTGCGGCGATCTCTTCGGTTTGCCCTGGTCTTCCCATCGGGATTCCGGCAATGACTTCTTTAGCCTGTTCTTCAGGAAGCGATTTCCAAATGTCCGTATCAATCAATCCGGGTGCCACACAATTCACCGTAATCCCATCAAGAGCGACTTCACGGGCAAGGTTTTTCGAGAATCCGAGTACGGCCGCCTTGGAAGCGGAATAATGAGCCCCTCCAAATATGCCTCCTCCCCGTTTGGCGGAAACAGAGGACACATTAATGATTCGGCCATACTTTTGTTTTTTCATCTGCCCCAGCACGGCTTGGGTGCATAAAAACAACCCGAACATATTGACATTGAAGATTCTCACCATATCTTCCAGCTGCATGTCTTCCACCGTGACTTTTTGTGAAATTCCCGCATTGTTAACAAGAATATCAATCCGTCCGTATGTCTCCAACACTTTCTCGACCATCGCCTCATTCGACTGCTTGCTGGTGACATCAAGTTCGACTCCCAAGGCTTTCCCCCCTGCCTCGGTAATCGCATTCACTGTCTCTTGAACCCCGTCCCAGTTCAGGTCAGCCACCACTACGATAGCCCCTTGTTTCGCCAATGTCAACGCAATCGTACGCCCAATCCCTCTTTTCGAGCCGCTGCCAGTGACAATCGCTACTCGGTCATCTAATCGAAACATATGATCGTCTCCTCTTTGTTGGTTTTTTATTTTTGAAGCAATTCCGTTGCTTTGGCAACAATGTTCTCCACTGTAATGCCATTGAGTTCTAACAGTTTTTGATACGGCGCCGACTGACCGAATTGGTCTTGCACACCGATTCTTCGGACAATCCCTTTCCCTTCTTCGGCAACCACTTCGCACACCGCACTGCCAAGGCCGTTTAAAATGTTATGGTCTTCCACCGTAATGATGTTGCCGATGTCGATGCATTCCAAGACGGCCTCGCGATCGAGCGGTTTAATCGTATGCATATCGAATAGCTTCACAGAAATGCCTTTTGCCTCTAATTGTTTCGTTGCTTCAATGGCAAGCCAAACGGTGTCGCCGTTAGCGATGATCGCAATGTCTTCGCCATCTTTGATTTTCTTCGCTTTACCAATCGTGAACTCTTCATGTTCATCATAAATCACAGGAACCGCATCCCGGGTGAAGCGAAGATAGACTGGCCCATACATGTGCGCTGCCTGTTCGACTAACTTTCGAGTAGAATAATAGTCGGCGCCCATGATGACTGTCATATTCGGAAATGTCCGCAATACCCCCATATCTTCAATCGCCTGGTGGCTTCCGCCATCATTCGCCGGCGTGAGCCCCCCGTGAGAGCAGGCGATTTTCACATTGAGATTCGGGTAACAAATTTCCTGCCGGATTTGCTCCGCCATTCGCAAAGAGCCAAACACCGCGTAAGTGCTCACAAAAGGAATTTTGCCCGTCGTCGCCAAACCCGCTGCAAGGCCAGCTGCGTTTTGTTCGGCAATGCCGACATTAATATGTTGATCAGGCAACTCCTTTATGAATTTCGTCGTTTTGCAAGACTTGGCAATATCGACATCGATGACATAAATATTTTTATTTTCTTTTCCCAGCTTCACAATCTCATCGCCAAACGCTTCCCTTGTCGCCTTTTTGATGACGATGTCTTTTTCCAGTATGCTCATCATTGCAACCCCCTTGCAATCTCTTCCATAGCCCGTTCATACTCTTCATCATTCGGGGCAATCCCATGCCATTCAGCGACGTTTTCCATATACGAAACGCCTTTTCCTTTGACCGTTTCGAGGATCACGCATTTTGGCTTTCCGTTTTTGTTCAACGTGATTTCATCTAACGTTTCCACGATTTGTTCCATCGAATGTCCGTTAATGTATCTCGTTTCACAGCCAAACGCTTCGAATTTCTTTTCCAAATCCAATAACGGCATGACTTCATGGCAAAAACCATCAATTTGCAAGTTGTTGTAGTCCACAAAGATAAATAAGTTATCTAATTGGTACTTAACGGCCGTTTGAACCGCTTCCCAAATTTGGCCTTCTTGGCATTCGCCATCCCCTAATAAACAGAACACACGGTACTCTTTTCGATCCCGCTTCCCCGCGAGCGCCATTCCGACCGCGCAGGACAGCCCTTGCCCTAACGATCCTGTGGAAATGTCGATCCCTGGGCATTTTTTCATGTCGGGATGCCCTTGGAAAGGCGATCCATACTGCCGAAGCGTGTAAATCGCCTCATAAGGAACAAATCCCCGCAACGCCAAAGCAGCATACTGGATCGGGCATGCGTGCCCTTTTGACAGGACAAAACGGTCACGGTCCTCCCATGTCGGATTGTTTGGATCAACATTCATTTCCCGAAAGTATAGCGCTGTCATTAAATCCGCAGCAGAAAGCGATCCTCCCGGATGACCAGATTGCGCCTTATAAATCATTGTGAGCGCCGTCTGTCTCATTTTAATTGCCAATTGTTTTAATTCTTCCACACTTGTCTTTCTCATTTCCGTCACCTCATTAAAAAGTGATCACATGTGCATATCAAAGGGCTTACAACATTTTTTACTTGTCTACTTGTATACTAAGTATCTTATAATTTAAGTATACACGCATTTTTTGGATTGTCAATGGTATTTTGCCGCACATCTCCGTCTCCACATTGACCGCCTTCAGGCGAACAGTGGAGTGAAAAAAGTCATTGCTTTACCGAGAGGGGCGGTGAGGGCGCGTCTCAAAAATATGCCGCCAGCTGCCTTTGCGGCATTGAGAGGGGGGTACCGCGAAATAACAAAGGGGGCAATCCATCATCACAATACCTTGCTTTCGTTTCGGTATCGGCACACAGGAGGGGGGAATTTCTGGTGGCTTGGAGCAAGATTGCGACAACCGTATCTATTGCCCTAATTAAAAGAAGCGGATATAATAATGACGTTTACAATGTAAGCCTTCCCCAAACGATATGCTTAGGTGGCATCTTCATATTCGCATAAATCTTACCCGCTTCGGTTATACTTTCTGTGAAAATGTGTACGTCCTATGGCATCTTCTCATGCCTAGTTGAAGCGCCAAAAACGGCTCATACAGTTTTTTTCATGAACATGCACCCGTCTTGCGTAGCCATTTTCACATATCGGATGGAGCGCGGAATGCGCTCAACACATGGACGTTTTCTGTGAAAATGCGCACACGTTGGACTGCCATTTTCGTGCTTAGGCGAAAGAAAAAAATGATTTCGAAGATGATGGACAGATGGATTGCGACTGTTATGAGCCATCATGCAAATAATCTTGATATCTTCCCATTCTATTAAACAACTTTGATATGAAAGAAGTGATTTATATGAAATTCAATCCCGTCTCTAGCAGCAAACTATATATCCAAATTTACAAGCAAATTCTTTCACAAATCCAATCCGGTTCGCTCAAAATCGGTGACAAACTTCCATCGGAAAGAGAGCTGTGCGAACAGTTCGGCGTCAGCCGCGCCCCTGTCCGACAAGCGCTGAGCGCCTTGGAGTTAAACGGCTATATTTACTCCCGCCAAGGGGAAGGAGTGTACGTCAAAAGCAACCACCCCGCTGATGAAGCACAAAATGCAGCGCTGATCCTTGAAGCCGTTTCACCGGAAGACATTGTAGAAGCGAGAATGCATATCGAACCGATTATCGCCAAATTTGCTGCGCAAAGGGCGACAGAGGAAGAAATAGAGGAACTCCAGTCGATCATCAAAAAGATGGAAGAGGAAACAAGAGAAGGCTTCTATGTCCCAGAAACCGATGAGCAATTGCACAGTACGATCGCCAAAGCTTCCCACAATGAATTATTTATCACGTTTATGTCCGCTATTATCAACGCCATGAAACAACAAAAGATGTGGGAATTTATCCGCGACCGTACAGTGACACGGCCCGATTACCGGGAAGTGAACTTTAGCGAGCATAAAGCGCTCATTGAAGCAATCGAAAAGCATGATGAACAACAAGCCGTCAAACTAATGACTGACCATATGCAAAATTTATACGACCGGTATTGGAAGGAATGAATCCGAAAAGGCTCGGCAAGAGGCGACGCACAGATTAGGGAGCGTTGCACCAAACAGCCGTAAAAAAAACGGCGGGCGATGGCAAAAAGGATGGCCATCGCCCGTTTTTTTGTTCAAAAGGCGAATAACAGAAGAAGGGGAGCCCAAGTTCGGTGGTTGGAAGGCCGTTTTTCACTAATGACAACTCCAAAATGCAGTTAGTTGTATCAAACCTCTTTGTTCCTGTCACACCGGAACGTTGTAAAGCATCACATCAAGGAATTCAGTGATTGAACAGAGTTGCCACGGGCTATTTATGTCATAAAACGTAGCACAAATTTTGTTCCCATCCCTCCTTATATCCATCCGTAAGGTGATTTATGGTATAAACTAATGAATTATTTCACCTGTATTTTACTTTTAAACAAATAAAAGGGAATTTATATCTAAAAATATTACTTCCCGTGTTATGTTTAATAACAAAACAATTAACAAAGACATAAGTGCTGCTGTATTATCTCACTAGTGATGAAATTGTCTCCCGAACGATCACATCTCCATCTACCACGACCATCATCCCCGTAAAGAAGCCTGTTCCTGGAAATTTCTCCTTCGGAGCGGGCTTGTATATAAACCCATGCGATAAGGAGGGATTGGCTTCAAATCAGTTGTTGTTTCTCACCAAGTTTGCTCACAAAAAAGTTCCATGGGCAACGTTTTGCCCTCCACCCGGGCATGAAAATGACTCATCGAGACGCATGCATTTTCACGAAAAAACCAAAGTAAAGGAGAATGGGCATGGATCACAAAGGTTTTTTGAAAAGCGGTCATCCCCCGACGTTGCTGAGCTCATTTTTGTATTTTGATGTCAACTTTATGATCTGGGTGCTGCTCGGTCCACTTTCTGTTGTGATCATGAATGACATCGGAATGAACACAGCACAAAAGGCCAATCTCGTGGCGCTGCCTACGTTAGGCGGCTCGATCCTCAGGATCGTTCTCGGTTTGCTGACGGATCGCATCGGCCCGAAAAAAACCGGCCAAATCGGCATGATCATTACGATTATCCCGCTCATTTTAGGATGGCAGTTTGCTGACAGCTTATCCGAACTTCAAATCGTCGCCTTGCTGTTAGGTGTCGCCGGAGCGAGTTTTGCCGCGGCACTTCCACTTGCCAGCCGCTGGTATCCGCCACAATACCAAGTGCTTGCCTTAGGCATCGCCGGAGCGGGAAACAGCGGAACGATCATTACAACTTTATTTGCCAACCGCATCGCCCAACATTACGGCGACTGGCATATCGTCTTTGCATTCGCTCTTATTCCTCTTGTCATTACGTTTATTATTTTCACGCTTTTGGCGAAAGACAGCCCGAGTCAGCCCGAACCCAAAAAACTAGTAGATTATGCGACTGTGTTGAAGCAAAAAGATGCGTGGCTGTTTTGCATCTTTTACAGCGTTACATTTGGCGGCTTTGTCGGCATGGCGAGCTACTTGACGATTTTCTTTAATACACAATATGGCTTAGACCCTGTCAAAGCGGCCGATTTCACGACGATCTGTGTCATTGCCGGGAGCTTTTTCCGCCCGGTCGGCGGTTGGCTCGCTGACAAATTCGGCGGCATTCGCATGTTGATGATCTTGTATAGCGTCGTTGGCATTATGATAGCGTCCCTTTCCTCTCTCCCAGCGTTAACGACTGCAACGGTCCTGCTGTTTATCACGATGATGGGGCTAGGCATGGGCAACGGCGCTGTGTTCCAATTAGTGCCACAACGGTTTACAGAGGAAATTGGAGTGATTACTGGCATCGTCGGTGCGGCTGGTGGGCTTGGCGGCTACTTCCTGCCGAAAATTTTAGGCAACTTAAAACTCGCCACCGGCTCGTTCACACCCGGGTTTCTCGTCCTAAGCGGCATTGCCATTTCCTGCATGATCCTCATTGCCGTTGTCCAAAAACAATGGAAAAAATCATGGCTCGGCGAGGGGGGCAAAGCGAGAATCGAAAACGCCAGCTAAAAACGGTGGAGGATTGGTGAATGCGATATACAGCATTCGCCAATCCTTTAATGTACAAATCTATCTTGTGCCCGCTTATTGCATACAGGACAAAAGACATCCCATTCGTCTGTTGTTTCCTTGTGATAATTCATCCCTGAATGCTTTGTATACTTGAGTAACGTTGCGGTTGCTGCGGTATGGGCATCGTTTTGCGCCCATCCCCCCCCTTTTCTATTAAAACAGACGGTTTGTACCCAAAACGCCTCGCAATGATCATTACTACAGGTAAAATATTTTTGTCCTATTTCTCCTATCTCCAACCGAGCAGGTTGATGTATGCCACAATGCATACATGTCGCGTTATATCCCAAATGATAGTGCACTAACATGTTCATCCACTTAATAAACCCTTTTTTATCACTTGGCTTATAACTAAAGCTGCCTAGTTTATGCCTAAGTTCTTCTTTCATCGCTGCATTCCACGTATGGACAGAAACATCGTTTAATGTGTTTGGGTGCATCAAAAAAGAAGCAACAGGCTTCTTTACCAAAGGTTCGTAGTATTTTCGAAACGATGTATCACGAATAAGTTCAATCCAACTTTTACGATTGAATAGCGGCTGATACTTTGCGTCTAAAAAAGCTGTCTTTGTTTCGGGTGTTTCATCATGGAAAATGAGAGTAAAATCAGGCCGATAAGACTTTTCCCCATGTGAGAATGGACGCTCATAATGAACTTCAAGCACTAAATTCGTTTTTCTTGGATTGTAGCGGTCGGTATAACGGTAAACAGGGCGCTCAAAAGTAAAAGATATTCCTTCTAATCCCCCTTTTTCTTTCACGTATTGCCTAATTCGAGCATATAGCTTTTGTTTTGTTATAAAACCGCAGTCATAAATTAATGAATGAATAATCGAAATAAAGCACCATACTTCGTATAATTTGGGCGATTTTTGCAAAGGAACAGCTATATTGGCCAATTGCTTTGTCGGACTTGCCTGCAATAAATTGTCTAGATATTGATATACCTCACTATACAGAGGGGAAAACGTAAACAAATGCGTTTCCCCCAGCTGTTCCTCCCCCACTTGCAAGAAATGGAACTCTAAACACTTCTCAGCCAACTCTATAACCTGTTTCCAGAAAACCTCGCTTTGTTTAGTTATCTGAAGGATTTCATAAGCATATTGCAAGTCTTTGTTTAAGGAGTTTTCTATCTTTTCTTTCTCTATGTTGTTACTGCCATAAAGGTTTTTCAGCGAATATTCCAAGAAATCGATCCTTTTGCTTAATTCTACCTGTCTATTTTGCGCTTGCGCCGCATAACGATGAGCATAATCCAGTACCCTCTCTATGCTCCAACGCATCATTCTATGTTCTGAAATATCTATGGAACGTATGTTGACGGGAGCCAAAAATTTGTCTTTAAACGGAAACATTTTCCGCTCAATCAATACTTTCGAATCCAGTTGTTTTATTTGATTCAACGGAACTACCCGGTACTCACGAATAAGCTGTTCATGTGGCATTCTGTCCAGTTCCAACAACACTTCATAAAGTTTTTGGAGTTTCCCGAGTATATGTTCAGCCATACTGCCGTTCTTTGCCCATAACTCCACCGTCGTTGCAGGTCCATGATCTGCCGTAAATAGATCTTCAAGCATCATGGCAATATCGTCTTTCATCTGTTCAAATTCTGGTTTTGTTAATAAGCTACTTGTAATATAAACATCGCTAGACCTGTCAATGATAAATCCATGCTTATCTTCTGCCTCAAAGAAAAAAGTTCCACATTGATTAATACCAATAGGACTTCTTTCTTCTACTTCATTCCCTCTATCATACCAAACATCGTTCTGCGCATCGTAAATTAAAGGGATTCGCTTTTCATTCGATACTATCCCATAATGAGACAAGAATACTTGTCGGACTTTATCATTTGACACCTTTACAACAATTGTCCCTTCATATTCAGAGGCGATATAACAATTATTTTCTCTACTAAATTCCAACGGTTTAACTAATTCCTGTATAGGATGCTCTCTCGCGGATTGAATCTTAGCGATCCACAATTCCATTCCATATCATCTCCAATATGTAATTGTGCGCCCTTGGTCCAACATTTCCTTCACTTTTATTTTTGTCATATTTGATGGATTTTTCATTCCTTGTAGTAACCGTTCTATAACCCTCGCATTTTCATCGCTGCGCACAACCTGTATTCTCGGCAATATTTTTCCGCGAACAATTTGGTCAAATTTCCAAGGAGAGTTCACTGCATGTCCGTAATAACCAATTTGATCTAAAGCCCTTCGATTCAATCTCGCTCCTAGCTGGCCTAACATCGGGTTAAGTTCTTTAGCTAGCTTCCTGCATTCTTCGTCCATTGCAGTTACCTTTAGGTCGTTCTCTACATCAACCACAATCTGCTCAAGCACTTTTATTTTTTTTAACTCTTCTATTAAACTTTCTTCATTCTCAGAATAACGCAATTCAATGACAAAACTTCGATCAATAATCTTTGGACTCAATCCTTTCACAGTATGATCCATATTCATCGTGCCAATAAACCTAACATTACTCGGGATTTCAAATTCTGCCGGATACCGGTAGCATAAATCAAAACAATTTTGCACTTTCCTTCTCTCGGAATCGTCTTTTATTTGTGATAACTTTTCCTCGTTAAGAAGTGGGTATCCGCGTTCGTCCACAATGATGTAAGGTTTAACCATTGTATAGGCTAGTTCTTGGAAATGTTTAGCATATAGGGTGATCTTAGGTGTTTCCTCTTCTCTCGCACTCAAAAATTCCGCAAAATAGTACTCTACATGAGACAAGTTCATCTCGTCTAAGCAAACTAAATATAAAGACTGCAGATTTTCCCTTGCTTCTACTAACACGTCTAAAAACTCAGTAGACACGTATTGGTAGTCAATCGGATTAAAAAATCCAAGTATATCTTGCTTATCTGTCCAGCTTGACTGAACTCTAATCGTGCATGTCTTTGCTCCTTTAATAATTTTAGAAAAGCCCCTTGTTAAGCTGGACTTCCCCGTTCCGCTCGGGCCATGCAAAATGATAAGCTGATTTGTCTTCAATGCACCTACAAAACATTCAATCACATCACGCTCGTACTGAAGATTACATTGTGCATGCAAAGCGCCGCGGATTGTGTCGATAATATCTGTTTGATTGCTCCATTGAATAGTTTTCGAATTGCTTCCATCTATATCGTTCTTTTCCTTAATTAACGATGGAGGCGGCAAAAGACGAAAACGCTCAAACTGCGCCAGCAAATACTTTTCATGTTCTTTTAGTTGTTGCTCCATATCGTTTAGCTCTTGCTTTTTCTTTTTGTTCGCTTCTTCCCGATTTTTTATTTCTTCTTCCCGTTTCTCAAGGTCTTCCAACCGTTGCTCGATCTCACGTCTTTTCTCATCATATGCCATTTCAAACTCGTGTAATATAAGATGGGATAGCTTTCCTAAAGAACCCATTTGTTCTGATAATTTTTTTACAACCACCTCTCCAAGACACTCCATTAACCTTGTTTCAAAAGGGACTCCTTTGATAGAATTCGTCTTTATGGAAACCATTTCTTTCATCCGTCTCGCTTGGTTTCTTTCTTGTTGTATCCTCTCAACTTTTAACACTTCAGGGACAACAACGATAACATCCCCTTCATTAAGCCGTTTTTTTTCATTCTTTAATAGAAACGATACATTCCATTCTTTATCCTCAAAAGGCAAAATAAAAGAGGAGAGCGTATCTGGATCTAATACTTCCCCGAAGCACAGATTTTTTCCACCTAAAATGTTTCTAATACTTGTTATTTTTAAAATAAGCCGATTAGCCAACCCTTTTTGGGATTTACAAAATCTCTTATAAAACTGATCGGCTTCTTCTTGAGTCCAGTTAATCGGCATTCCTAATTCATCTAAAATAGCATCTAACTGTTGCTGTAGTTGTTTTGTTTGTGTCTCTGTCAAAGTCGCTCTCTCCCTCTAGAAATGTTGATGTATCAAGGCTTTTCTTCCTCCCAGGGGTATCAAAAAATACTTTTCGACAAAATCATTTACGTCCTTCTTCAGTTTTGTGGATATCTTACAGACCTAGGGTGCGCTTCACAGTCACGACTGAGTACATTTTCCTGTTACGGAGGAAACGTATTCGATGCATCCTTGGATCTCTGCATCGCTGATGAGGAAAAACCCCCCATGTCTCCCGTCATCTTCACACCAATATTCCCCCGTTCGGTCTCGTCATCAGGCAAAGACCGGCTCAGTTCGGGTCTTAACTCACATTTCGCACCCTAGCAGGGTAGAAAGAAAGGATTTTTTATTTCGTTTTTCAGAATAACGTTTCGACCAACACGACTAGCGATGGCAATCCTTTTTTTACCATCGCTAGTCGTTCCATATGACGTTACACGTAAATGCTCTCATCCATGCCCAATCCCTGCAGAATCCTTCGCTGATCAGGGGTGAGCGGTTTCCCTAGCCTGCGTTGGATTTGCCCATCCGGCAACTCCAACAGGACGACTCTGACATACCAAAACAATTGAAAAATTGCTTGTCCGGTCGGACGGGTCAGCTTGCGGCCTCCGGCGCCCTTTAATGGGCGTTCGGGTGTGATGAACTGACGCACCCGGCGCTGGAAGACGCGGTAAATGGCCAAGGCCAGCAAAAACAAATAGCCCAATACCGCCACTCGTTCGGGTTTTTTGACGTAAATTTCGTCCGTAAAGAACGGATCTTTTAGGAAGGAGAAGTTCATTTCCACCGAGATCTGCCCTTTATACAGCTTCAAGATCTCTTGGGCATCCATGGGTTGGCCCTTCCATTCCTTCGGAACGGTCGTGACGAGAACAAACCGGGACGCTTTCCGTCTCGCCTGTTCCCACGCCTCGCGATCGAATTCCATGTCCAAGCGCAGGAGATACAGCGTCTCCATCTCGGGTTCCGCCCCTTTTTTCGGCCGTCCGCGCCGTTTTTTCGGGCGCACGATCTCTTCAACCGTGGCCTTGACCCGATGAAATCGAGGACGAAGGGACGCCTTGAGGGAGGCCAAGGCTTGTTCAGCGTCTTCCCGGCAAGAGAAAGGATGACGCTCCCAACGGACTTGTTCCTCGCGAAGAAGCTCCGCTTCTTGTGCTCGTTCTGTTTCGAGCGTCTTTCCTTTCCGTTGGTCGAGGGCGCTTGATTCGACGACGATCAGCCGTACGGGTTGGCCTTCATATGTTGAGGCCGTTTCCCATACCCGGTACGTGGCGCCGTTTTTCTCGGCCAGCGCAAAGGGGGCGCTCCACGCCGAATCGGGTTGGGCATCCGCCTCCGAAAGCGCGGTTTTGACGATCCGGAGCGACGACGGGCCTCTCGTGATCAAAAAGGCGTTGGCGGCTTTCGTTTGCGCCAGCGTGTCCTTCGTCATCGCAGCGGAATCCGCCACGTAAATCCATTCGTCTTCGATCTTCGCTTGCCTCAGCTGCTCATGGACACGGGAGAGCACCTCGGGATTCCACGTTTTGTCCGGCGCGTTGCCGTCGTGCACATCGCCGTAAAACGGGATGCCGTCCTCGTTGCCGATCAGGCCGAATCCGATCTGTTTTTGCCAACGATGATGCCGGTTGTAGCCATGCGTGATCTGCAGGGTCTCTGTCGAGGACGATTCATACGCACCGTAAACGGTCTTGTCCGTCGTATCCGCGTGAAAGACACGGAGAGGGAGGCCTTCTTTCTTGTAGATCTGCACGAGGCAAGACGACAGGACTTGATGGATATTGGCCTCATACAGCCGGTCCAAATGGCGAGCAATGGCATCGTCGTTGAACCAAGACGGATCCAACCCCGGCCGGATCAGTTTGGGCACGTCGATGTCATGAGCCCATCGTTCCAAATGAACGAGGGCTTGCCGGCCGCTCAAGATATCCAGAATGATGAGGCTGACGATATCGCTGGTTCGGGTTTGGCATTGCGGATCGACCGGAACCAGCCGGTCAATCAGCTGAAGGAGGCCAAGATCCTTGAAGAGGG includes the following:
- a CDS encoding McrB family protein — protein: MTETQTKQLQQQLDAILDELGMPINWTQEEADQFYKRFCKSQKGLANRLILKITSIRNILGGKNLCFGEVLDPDTLSSFILPFEDKEWNVSFLLKNEKKRLNEGDVIVVVPEVLKVERIQQERNQARRMKEMVSIKTNSIKGVPFETRLMECLGEVVVKKLSEQMGSLGKLSHLILHEFEMAYDEKRREIEQRLEDLEKREEEIKNREEANKKKKQELNDMEQQLKEHEKYLLAQFERFRLLPPPSLIKEKNDIDGSNSKTIQWSNQTDIIDTIRGALHAQCNLQYERDVIECFVGALKTNQLIILHGPSGTGKSSLTRGFSKIIKGAKTCTIRVQSSWTDKQDILGFFNPIDYQYVSTEFLDVLVEARENLQSLYLVCLDEMNLSHVEYYFAEFLSAREEETPKITLYAKHFQELAYTMVKPYIIVDERGYPLLNEEKLSQIKDDSERRKVQNCFDLCYRYPAEFEIPSNVRFIGTMNMDHTVKGLSPKIIDRSFVIELRYSENEESLIEELKKIKVLEQIVVDVENDLKVTAMDEECRKLAKELNPMLGQLGARLNRRALDQIGYYGHAVNSPWKFDQIVRGKILPRIQVVRSDENARVIERLLQGMKNPSNMTKIKVKEMLDQGRTITYWR
- a CDS encoding IS1634 family transposase is translated as MDIRIRAIYESSYLNIISALFKDLGLLQLIDRLVPVDPQCQTRTSDIVSLIILDILSGRQALVHLERWAHDIDVPKLIRPGLDPSWFNDDAIARHLDRLYEANIHQVLSSCLVQIYKKEGLPLRVFHADTTDKTVYGAYESSSTETLQITHGYNRHHRWQKQIGFGLIGNEDGIPFYGDVHDGNAPDKTWNPEVLSRVHEQLRQAKIEDEWIYVADSAAMTKDTLAQTKAANAFLITRGPSSLRIVKTALSEADAQPDSAWSAPFALAEKNGATYRVWETASTYEGQPVRLIVVESSALDQRKGKTLETERAQEAELLREEQVRWERHPFSCREDAEQALASLKASLRPRFHRVKATVEEIVRPKKRRGRPKKGAEPEMETLYLLRLDMEFDREAWEQARRKASRFVLVTTVPKEWKGQPMDAQEILKLYKGQISVEMNFSFLKDPFFTDEIYVKKPERVAVLGYLFLLALAIYRVFQRRVRQFITPERPLKGAGGRKLTRPTGQAIFQLFWYVRVVLLELPDGQIQRRLGKPLTPDQRRILQGLGMDESIYV
- a CDS encoding nuclease domain-containing protein, which encodes MELWIAKIQSAREHPIQELVKPLEFSRENNCYIASEYEGTIVVKVSNDKVRQVFLSHYGIVSNEKRIPLIYDAQNDVWYDRGNEVEERSPIGINQCGTFFFEAEDKHGFIIDRSSDVYITSSLLTKPEFEQMKDDIAMMLEDLFTADHGPATTVELWAKNGSMAEHILGKLQKLYEVLLELDRMPHEQLIREYRVVPLNQIKQLDSKVLIERKMFPFKDKFLAPVNIRSIDISEHRMMRWSIERVLDYAHRYAAQAQNRQVELSKRIDFLEYSLKNLYGSNNIEKEKIENSLNKDLQYAYEILQITKQSEVFWKQVIELAEKCLEFHFLQVGEEQLGETHLFTFSPLYSEVYQYLDNLLQASPTKQLANIAVPLQKSPKLYEVWCFISIIHSLIYDCGFITKQKLYARIRQYVKEKGGLEGISFTFERPVYRYTDRYNPRKTNLVLEVHYERPFSHGEKSYRPDFTLIFHDETPETKTAFLDAKYQPLFNRKSWIELIRDTSFRKYYEPLVKKPVASFLMHPNTLNDVSVHTWNAAMKEELRHKLGSFSYKPSDKKGFIKWMNMLVHYHLGYNATCMHCGIHQPARLEIGEIGQKYFTCSNDHCEAFWVQTVCFNRKGGGWAQNDAHTAATATLLKYTKHSGMNYHKETTDEWDVFCPVCNKRAQDRFVH